In the genome of Candidatus Saccharibacteria bacterium, one region contains:
- the infB gene encoding translation initiation factor IF-2, with the protein MATKIEVEDMITVGSLAERLKIPVTQLITELMKNGIMATLNERIDFDTAQIIVGELDLDVELTHKVAEESQGRTKQKMSDKATGRPPVVAVMGHVDHGKTSLLDAIRESDEVKGEAGGITQHISAYQIRHSDRDITFLDTPGHEAFAALREHGAQLTDVVILVVAADDGIKPQTIEAIRYARKAGVKIVVAINKIDKPEADANRIKQQLSEHDLLVEEWGGETITVEVSALQKTGIDKLLDMVLLVADVEDLRADVDVPARGLVIESHMEQGRGPVAIALVEAGVLHPGDYVTAGSAYARVRNLETTTGKPIKEATPSTPVIITGFKSLPEFGDEFEAKKDEKTARQAAANEGAKRQSSGGLLDINSSEMIRMINRANELTELNVIVKADVQGSLTSVLDSLRALDTSEVAVRIVSSGVGAVNKNDVHVAQTSGAIIYGFNVAVPPDVKRLANRDKLPIRLYSIIYELIDDVKEELTKLLAPKIVETDLGRLLIKGVFKTTKTEIICGGEVTKGKLTVPALARIIRDGEELTEVEVTNLKRGPQDAKEIIEGEMCGMSLATKSKIDLQEGDRVELFTREAVARTL; encoded by the coding sequence ATGGCAACAAAAATTGAAGTCGAAGACATGATTACCGTCGGCTCGCTGGCTGAACGGCTAAAGATACCGGTAACGCAGCTGATTACTGAGCTAATGAAAAACGGTATCATGGCGACTCTTAATGAGCGCATTGATTTTGATACCGCGCAGATTATCGTCGGTGAACTTGACCTTGATGTGGAGTTAACACATAAGGTAGCAGAGGAGTCACAAGGCCGAACCAAGCAAAAAATGAGCGATAAAGCTACTGGACGGCCACCGGTTGTGGCTGTTATGGGTCATGTTGATCACGGCAAAACTAGCTTACTGGACGCTATCCGTGAGAGCGATGAAGTTAAGGGTGAAGCCGGTGGTATCACTCAGCATATTTCTGCCTATCAGATACGGCACAGCGATCGCGACATCACGTTTTTGGATACACCGGGTCATGAAGCTTTTGCAGCGCTCAGGGAGCATGGAGCACAGCTAACCGACGTAGTTATATTGGTCGTGGCAGCAGATGATGGTATTAAGCCACAGACAATCGAGGCAATTCGCTATGCCCGCAAAGCCGGTGTAAAGATTGTTGTTGCCATAAATAAGATTGATAAGCCGGAAGCTGATGCTAATCGGATTAAGCAACAATTGTCTGAACATGACCTTCTGGTTGAGGAGTGGGGCGGCGAAACCATAACCGTTGAAGTGAGTGCTTTGCAGAAGACCGGCATTGATAAGTTACTTGATATGGTGCTACTTGTGGCAGATGTCGAGGATTTGCGTGCTGATGTTGATGTTCCAGCGCGCGGTCTGGTCATCGAATCTCATATGGAGCAGGGTCGCGGACCGGTAGCTATAGCGTTGGTGGAGGCCGGTGTTTTACATCCCGGGGACTACGTCACTGCCGGATCAGCTTATGCGCGCGTGCGTAATCTAGAGACCACCACTGGCAAGCCAATCAAAGAGGCAACTCCTTCAACTCCAGTTATAATTACCGGCTTTAAGTCGTTGCCAGAGTTTGGCGACGAATTTGAAGCTAAAAAAGATGAAAAAACAGCAAGGCAAGCTGCAGCCAATGAGGGTGCAAAACGACAATCATCTGGCGGTCTGCTAGATATCAATAGTTCAGAGATGATTCGTATGATTAACCGGGCCAATGAGCTCACTGAGCTAAATGTTATTGTTAAGGCTGATGTTCAGGGCTCTTTAACATCGGTACTAGACAGCCTAAGGGCGCTTGATACTAGTGAAGTGGCGGTGCGGATTGTCAGTTCCGGTGTCGGTGCTGTCAATAAGAATGATGTCCATGTTGCTCAGACGAGTGGTGCTATTATTTATGGTTTTAATGTGGCAGTACCTCCGGATGTTAAACGGTTGGCTAACAGGGACAAGTTGCCGATTCGTTTGTACAGTATAATTTATGAATTGATAGATGATGTAAAAGAAGAGCTCACAAAGCTACTTGCACCAAAAATTGTCGAAACCGACCTAGGCAGACTTCTCATAAAAGGTGTATTTAAAACAACAAAAACGGAAATTATCTGTGGCGGTGAGGTAACTAAAGGGAAGCTAACCGTTCCAGCTCTTGCTCGAATTATACGTGACGGTGAAGAGTTGACAGAAGTAGAGGTGACTAATCTTAAGCGTGGCCCTCAGGATGCCAAAGAGATTATTGAGGGTGAAATGTGCGGCATGAGTTTAGCAACCAAGTCAAAAATAGATTTACAAGAAGGCGACAGAGTAGAGTTGTTCACGCGTGAAGCGGTTGCCCGGACGTTATAA
- the def gene encoding peptide deformylase yields the protein MNKNSIIALPNRHLRERSKRVGYISSEVKQLIDDMKAATLDWEDSREHEVGVALAAAQVEQLLRIIIVRDNFDDKNNREFSVFINPQISKYEGIIEEDYEGCLSVKDIYGKVPRHTKVKVKALDETGQPIRVTAEGFLARVFQHEIDHNNGIMFIDHIKDDPSAFFRLESDGKLIKLDYDKDIKDNPKLWQ from the coding sequence ATGAATAAAAATAGTATAATTGCCTTACCGAATCGACATCTACGTGAGCGCTCTAAGCGAGTTGGTTACATAAGCTCTGAGGTTAAACAACTAATTGACGATATGAAGGCTGCAACACTCGACTGGGAGGACAGCCGAGAACATGAGGTCGGAGTTGCACTTGCAGCAGCACAGGTTGAGCAGCTTCTACGCATCATAATTGTGCGTGATAATTTTGACGATAAAAACAATCGTGAATTTAGCGTATTTATCAATCCGCAAATCAGTAAATACGAAGGCATCATTGAGGAAGATTATGAGGGCTGTTTAAGCGTAAAAGATATTTATGGCAAAGTGCCGCGTCATACAAAGGTGAAAGTCAAAGCACTTGATGAAACCGGTCAACCTATAAGAGTAACGGCTGAGGGCTTTTTGGCTCGCGTCTTTCAGCACGAAATCGACCACAATAACGGCATAATGTTCATCGACCACATAAAAGACGATCCTAGCGCCTTTTTCAGACTCGAATCTGACGGTAAATTAATCAAACTTGATTATGATAAAGACATCAAAGACAACCCTAAACTCTGGCAGTAA
- a CDS encoding GatB/YqeY domain-containing protein, with translation MSVKEQINQDLKTAMLAGDKTLTVTLQGLKSVILDAEIEKAARDKGLPDEEVIQVLQKEVKRRQESADMYKDGGNTQNAEAELAEKSAIEKYLPKQITDSELQAIVDEVIASTEAKDVKDMGRVIKAVKDRVGVSADGGRIAKVVKGKLNT, from the coding sequence ATGAGCGTAAAAGAACAAATTAACCAAGACTTAAAAACTGCTATGCTGGCTGGTGATAAGACGCTGACAGTTACGCTTCAAGGCTTGAAGAGCGTTATTTTAGATGCTGAAATCGAAAAAGCGGCGCGCGATAAGGGTTTGCCGGATGAGGAAGTCATTCAAGTATTACAAAAAGAAGTGAAACGTCGCCAGGAAAGTGCAGACATGTATAAAGATGGCGGAAACACCCAAAATGCTGAAGCGGAGCTAGCCGAGAAATCCGCCATAGAAAAATATTTGCCTAAGCAAATCACAGATAGTGAACTACAAGCTATCGTCGACGAAGTGATTGCTTCTACTGAAGCAAAAGACGTCAAAGACATGGGTCGGGTGATAAAGGCTGTGAAAGACCGAGTTGGTGTTTCTGCTGATGGTGGACGTATAGCAAAAGTTGTGAAAGGAAAGCTCAACACATGA
- a CDS encoding ROK family protein has protein sequence MYLAIDIGGTKTLLAVFSADGKVVESLKFPTPPAYQDFLTELEVTFNKLKKRTYKGAAMAIPGRINRQTGVAEAFGNLAWKDVPLKHDIEGIIGCKLIIENDAKVAGLSEARLLPDFKRVLYITISTGIGGALITKGKIDQGLKDAEIGQIIMEHDGELMRWEEFASGKAIVAKFGKRASDIAADDNSTWYIVARNIAIGLIDVIAMLTPDAIVIGGGVGSHLPKFQNRLEAELRVYENDLLHVPPIFQAKHPEEAVVYGCYELVKDANYETVS, from the coding sequence ATGTATCTAGCGATTGATATTGGAGGGACAAAGACACTTCTGGCGGTATTTTCCGCTGATGGCAAGGTGGTTGAATCTTTAAAGTTCCCCACCCCACCCGCCTATCAAGACTTCTTAACAGAGCTTGAGGTAACATTCAATAAACTAAAGAAACGTACATACAAAGGCGCGGCGATGGCGATTCCTGGACGGATAAACCGCCAAACCGGAGTCGCTGAGGCGTTTGGCAACTTAGCCTGGAAGGACGTACCCCTAAAACACGATATCGAAGGTATTATTGGCTGCAAACTTATAATTGAAAACGACGCCAAAGTGGCCGGGTTGTCGGAAGCACGGCTACTGCCGGATTTTAAGCGAGTTTTATACATAACCATCAGCACCGGGATTGGTGGCGCGCTCATAACTAAAGGTAAGATTGACCAAGGACTTAAAGATGCTGAAATCGGGCAAATTATTATGGAGCACGATGGCGAACTGATGCGCTGGGAAGAATTCGCCTCTGGCAAAGCTATTGTGGCAAAGTTTGGCAAGCGAGCCAGCGACATTGCAGCCGATGATAATTCCACCTGGTATATTGTAGCCCGCAATATTGCAATCGGCCTGATTGACGTGATTGCCATGCTCACTCCTGACGCGATTGTAATTGGCGGCGGTGTTGGCAGCCATCTACCAAAGTTCCAGAACCGCCTTGAAGCAGAGCTTAGAGTTTATGAAAACGATCTTTTGCACGTACCACCGATATTTCAAGCCAAACACCCCGAAGAAGCGGTTGTTTATGGCTGTTATGAGCTCGTTAAGGACGCTAATTATGAAACAGTTAGTTGA
- the fmt gene encoding methionyl-tRNA formyltransferase: MIKTSKTTLNSGSKIVFFGNERLATGVSTEAPVLTDLIEAGYDVTAIVANYEMGCSRKTQTLEVQKISEEHNIPILFPDKPTRIKDQLINFHAEIAVLAAYGKIIPQSIIDVFPKGIVNIHPSLLPLHRGSTPIESVILAGEEKTGVSLMSLVSAMDAGPVYSQSEVELSGTETKQELADSLGSIGGSMLRELLPDILNDSVVALPQDADSATYDSLIQKSDGVIDWHKSAVQLEREIRAFSAWPGSRTEIAEKDVIITKAQTKPKKPGSAPGSVSVTDDNALLVQTSDGSLCIERLKPAGKREMSAKEFLLGYGNQIFTK, encoded by the coding sequence ATGATAAAGACATCAAAGACAACCCTAAACTCTGGCAGTAAAATTGTTTTCTTCGGAAACGAACGGTTGGCAACCGGAGTCTCTACCGAAGCACCAGTTTTAACTGATCTAATAGAAGCAGGTTATGACGTGACTGCCATTGTAGCCAATTACGAGATGGGGTGTTCTCGCAAGACTCAGACTTTAGAAGTTCAAAAAATCTCAGAAGAACACAATATCCCAATTTTATTCCCAGATAAGCCGACCCGAATAAAAGATCAGCTGATTAATTTTCATGCCGAGATTGCGGTACTAGCAGCCTATGGCAAGATTATCCCCCAAAGCATCATAGATGTTTTCCCTAAAGGTATTGTCAATATCCACCCTTCACTATTACCGCTCCATCGTGGATCAACCCCAATTGAAAGTGTAATTTTAGCCGGAGAGGAGAAAACCGGTGTATCACTCATGAGTCTGGTTAGCGCTATGGATGCCGGTCCTGTGTACAGCCAGTCTGAGGTAGAGCTCAGTGGCACGGAGACAAAGCAAGAGCTGGCAGACTCTCTAGGCAGTATTGGCGGATCAATGCTTCGTGAATTATTACCAGACATATTAAACGACAGTGTAGTCGCACTGCCCCAAGACGCAGATAGCGCAACCTACGACAGCCTTATTCAAAAAAGTGATGGGGTTATTGACTGGCATAAATCAGCAGTTCAGCTTGAAAGAGAAATTCGAGCATTTTCCGCCTGGCCTGGTAGCCGTACAGAAATTGCCGAAAAAGATGTCATCATCACAAAAGCACAAACCAAACCAAAGAAACCAGGATCCGCACCTGGTTCTGTCTCAGTAACCGATGACAACGCTCTGCTTGTACAAACATCAGACGGCTCGTTGTGTATAGAGCGCCTAAAACCTGCCGGTAAACGCGAGATGTCCGCAAAAGAATTCTTGCTAGGTTACGGAAACCAAATTTTTACAAAATAG
- a CDS encoding ArsR family transcriptional regulator: MLDVFITSRVRRKIIVVYAKYPDFKTHVRGLAKLIKEDAGNIQRELKRLEKIGFLISEKQGNTKIYHTNKHFTIFKELQSIVLKSQRHNQKRQQNTL, from the coding sequence ATGTTAGACGTATTCATTACATCCAGAGTTAGGCGAAAGATAATCGTGGTGTACGCCAAGTACCCCGACTTCAAAACGCACGTGAGAGGGCTTGCAAAACTTATTAAGGAAGATGCAGGTAATATACAACGTGAGCTCAAACGTCTTGAGAAAATAGGCTTTCTGATATCAGAAAAACAAGGCAATACCAAGATATATCACACCAATAAACACTTCACTATATTCAAAGAGTTACAAAGTATAGTGTTAAAATCGCAACGTCATAATCAAAAAAGGCAACAAAACACGCTGTAG
- a CDS encoding DUF5663 domain-containing protein: MFKLDNNLLVELGLGSLPNEEKNKMLAHIYETLEMRVGVRLAEQMSNEQLDEFESFIDSSDETGALKWLESNFPDYKKVVAEELEKLKAEVKASAPQIVAAAEDSAQHDQPSQ, encoded by the coding sequence ATGTTTAAACTTGATAATAACTTACTTGTAGAACTTGGCTTAGGATCTCTGCCAAATGAAGAGAAGAATAAAATGCTGGCTCATATTTATGAAACATTAGAGATGCGTGTCGGTGTACGGCTAGCTGAACAGATGAGCAATGAGCAACTTGACGAGTTTGAAAGCTTTATTGACAGCAGTGACGAAACAGGCGCCTTAAAGTGGTTAGAAAGCAATTTCCCTGACTATAAAAAAGTTGTCGCCGAGGAGCTGGAAAAGCTAAAAGCTGAAGTCAAAGCCAGTGCTCCACAAATTGTAGCTGCTGCTGAAGATAGTGCTCAGCACGATCAACCGTCTCAATAG
- a CDS encoding transposase, whose translation MPSKNAVKQYVEQSFYHVYNRGVEKRNIFIDDQDYAVFLNLLKRYLSPEEHKDDRGNIYESYAERVELLAFCLMPNHFHLLFYLNSDPKAIAKMMQKVTSSYTTYFNKRHVRVGHLLQGVYKASHILEDAYLLHISRYIHLNPESYKSWEFSSLPYYINGWRSDWVKPGRILELFDGTESYENFIEDYEDHKHQLESIKVLLADT comes from the coding sequence ATGCCATCGAAGAATGCTGTAAAGCAGTACGTAGAACAGTCTTTTTATCATGTTTACAACCGTGGCGTAGAGAAGCGGAATATTTTTATAGACGATCAAGATTACGCAGTATTTCTGAATTTGCTAAAGCGTTATCTTAGCCCAGAAGAGCACAAAGACGATCGCGGAAATATATACGAAAGCTACGCTGAAAGGGTTGAGCTGTTAGCGTTTTGCTTGATGCCAAATCATTTCCACCTGTTGTTTTACCTAAACTCCGATCCAAAAGCTATAGCTAAAATGATGCAAAAAGTGACGAGCTCATATACAACATACTTCAATAAGCGGCACGTTAGAGTAGGGCATTTGCTCCAAGGTGTTTATAAGGCTTCTCATATTCTTGAAGATGCATACCTTTTACACATCTCGCGATACATACACCTTAATCCTGAATCATATAAAAGTTGGGAATTCTCGAGTTTACCATATTACATTAACGGATGGCGTAGTGATTGGGTGAAGCCAGGACGTATCTTAGAACTTTTTGACGGCACTGAAAGTTACGAAAACTTTATTGAGGATTACGAAGACCACAAACATCAACTAGAAAGCATAAAAGTTTTACTAGCGGACACATAA
- a CDS encoding S1 RNA-binding domain-containing protein: MSKSSITMDELLASMDIPQLKTGDVVEGKVTSVRKHEVWVDLGPNGVGVILRREISHGQQLEEGQTVTTSVIDPEMEEGFALLSMRRAAKDRGWDELQKVFDNQEIIEVTAYDANRGGLLVELEGLRGFLPVSQLAAGHYPRVSGADKDEILQKLNQLVNKPIRVRILDISRKDNKLIFSEKEAIKDDMQDRFAKLKVGDKVEGVITGVIDFGAFVNVDGIEGLIHISEISWERVEDPRDYLKVGDTVEAKIISIDKDRLSLSLKQMQEDPWLNEVKAFKKGETVEGKVTRITPFGAFVQLSPSVEALVHVSEMSDDDGVDPEKIFQLNEKKKFKVLDIDTEARKIALSLKDTK; encoded by the coding sequence ATGTCAAAATCTAGCATTACAATGGACGAGTTGCTAGCGTCCATGGATATTCCCCAGCTAAAAACTGGAGATGTCGTAGAAGGAAAGGTGACCTCAGTGCGCAAGCACGAGGTATGGGTTGATTTGGGGCCCAATGGCGTCGGAGTTATTCTGCGACGCGAAATAAGCCACGGTCAACAACTAGAGGAAGGTCAGACGGTTACTACCAGTGTGATCGACCCAGAAATGGAAGAAGGTTTTGCGTTACTAAGCATGCGCCGAGCTGCAAAGGATCGCGGTTGGGATGAGCTGCAGAAGGTGTTCGATAATCAGGAGATTATTGAGGTGACAGCTTATGATGCTAACCGAGGCGGATTGCTTGTGGAGCTTGAAGGCTTACGAGGGTTCTTGCCGGTGTCACAACTGGCTGCCGGTCATTATCCGCGCGTATCAGGAGCAGATAAAGATGAGATACTCCAGAAGCTCAACCAATTGGTCAATAAACCAATCAGGGTACGTATACTTGACATAAGCCGTAAGGACAACAAGCTTATATTTTCTGAAAAAGAGGCAATCAAGGACGATATGCAAGACCGCTTTGCTAAACTGAAAGTCGGCGACAAAGTAGAAGGCGTTATAACTGGCGTGATTGACTTCGGAGCATTTGTGAACGTCGATGGCATTGAAGGGCTAATTCACATCTCAGAAATATCCTGGGAACGAGTAGAAGACCCAAGGGATTACCTTAAGGTAGGTGATACGGTAGAAGCCAAGATTATCTCTATTGATAAAGATCGCCTAAGTTTGAGTCTTAAGCAGATGCAAGAGGATCCATGGCTTAATGAAGTGAAAGCCTTCAAAAAGGGTGAGACGGTAGAAGGTAAAGTTACGCGCATAACACCATTTGGTGCGTTTGTGCAGCTAAGCCCATCAGTAGAAGCGTTGGTACATGTCTCAGAAATGAGCGATGACGACGGCGTTGATCCGGAAAAAATATTCCAGCTCAATGAAAAGAAGAAATTCAAGGTGCTGGATATTGATACCGAGGCTCGCAAAATAGCCTTGAGTCTCAAGGACACAAAATAA
- the rpsU gene encoding 30S ribosomal protein S21 — translation MIQVTRKDSKEPLENMLRRFTRKVQQSGIILVAKQSQYYEKPMSKRDRRQKAIVRRARKADKVKKLKLGQR, via the coding sequence ATGATTCAAGTAACACGTAAAGATTCTAAAGAGCCACTGGAAAATATGCTGCGACGTTTTACACGTAAAGTGCAGCAGTCCGGGATTATCCTCGTTGCGAAACAATCGCAATATTATGAGAAGCCTATGAGCAAACGAGATCGTCGCCAAAAAGCTATTGTTCGACGCGCTCGTAAAGCTGATAAAGTTAAAAAACTAAAACTTGGCCAGCGCTAA
- the priA gene encoding primosomal protein N': protein MYYYEVWVASQRFHGDKPLTYASKMNLARGTLVVVPLQQQPVIGIVIEQSNEPSFKTKEISRQIGSNSLPDPLIKLIDWLRLYYPASLGGLLQAFLPSTLLKTSRLKETTDRAVKSFQPKIELPKLTAEQESAISTIESSNQTTTLIHGDTGSGKTRVYIELVRKAFAKQQSSIILTPEIGLTPQLAQTFLDTFGDRVVVLHSGLTAAQRRDIWLRVLESDEPLIVVGTRSALFAPIKKVGLIVIDEMHDQAYKQESAPYYQATRVAGQLAKLHQSKLIMGSATPPAADYYLLQKKGVPIVRMSESAIGRIRPADIETVKLENREHFTRSAHLSNQLIKHVETALANNEQSIIFLNRRGTARVVLCQRCGWQSLCPRCDITLTYHGDSHRVLCHTCGHNTVAPPVCPSCNNHDISFKSIGTKYLVDELMRIFPKARVQRFDTDSTKSERLEQQYKQVKSGKIDILVGTQLLSKGLDLPQLSVIGVVLADTGLLIPDFTANELTYQQLTQIMGRVGRGHRHGHIVIQSYHPDNPAIKTAIQRDYQAFYEQEIAERKQYNFPPFVFLLKLACMRANNTSAQNACNSLAESLGRQHPKLEIIGPTPAFHAKQNNKFRWQLIVKSSSRQVLTEIIRELPTNWSYDIDPANLL, encoded by the coding sequence ATGTATTATTACGAAGTCTGGGTGGCAAGCCAGCGATTCCACGGCGACAAACCGTTAACCTATGCTTCAAAGATGAATCTTGCTCGAGGTACTTTGGTTGTCGTTCCATTACAGCAACAACCAGTTATCGGTATTGTCATTGAGCAAAGTAACGAGCCAAGTTTTAAAACTAAAGAAATTTCCCGACAAATAGGATCAAACTCTTTACCTGACCCATTGATTAAACTTATCGATTGGCTGCGGCTATACTATCCTGCTTCGCTTGGAGGCTTATTGCAGGCTTTCCTTCCAAGTACGCTACTTAAAACAAGTCGACTCAAAGAAACCACAGACCGGGCAGTCAAATCGTTCCAGCCGAAAATCGAATTACCTAAACTTACTGCCGAACAAGAATCGGCAATCTCAACCATAGAATCTTCGAACCAAACAACTACTCTTATACATGGCGACACTGGTAGCGGTAAAACACGAGTATACATTGAACTGGTTCGTAAAGCTTTTGCAAAACAACAGTCATCAATTATCCTGACCCCCGAGATCGGGCTTACGCCACAACTTGCTCAGACTTTTCTAGATACGTTTGGCGACCGGGTTGTAGTGCTGCACTCCGGACTCACTGCAGCACAAAGACGAGATATTTGGCTCCGTGTACTCGAAAGCGATGAACCATTAATTGTCGTCGGTACGCGCTCGGCATTGTTCGCCCCAATCAAAAAAGTTGGCTTAATCGTTATCGACGAAATGCATGACCAAGCATATAAACAAGAATCCGCACCATATTATCAAGCCACCCGTGTTGCTGGGCAACTAGCAAAACTACATCAATCTAAACTCATAATGGGCTCCGCGACTCCTCCTGCTGCTGATTATTATTTACTCCAGAAAAAAGGCGTTCCGATTGTTCGCATGTCAGAATCCGCTATAGGCAGAATCCGTCCGGCAGACATAGAAACAGTAAAACTAGAAAATCGGGAGCACTTTACAAGATCGGCTCACCTTTCCAATCAGTTAATAAAACACGTTGAAACGGCACTGGCAAACAACGAACAATCAATCATATTCTTAAACCGCCGCGGAACAGCTCGTGTCGTGCTGTGCCAACGGTGTGGGTGGCAATCACTTTGCCCTCGGTGTGACATAACCCTTACATACCACGGGGACTCGCACCGAGTTCTGTGCCATACATGCGGTCACAATACGGTTGCACCTCCAGTTTGCCCAAGCTGCAATAACCACGACATTAGTTTTAAAAGTATTGGCACGAAATACCTTGTAGACGAACTCATGCGCATATTCCCAAAAGCTCGCGTTCAACGATTTGATACCGATAGTACGAAATCAGAAAGGTTAGAACAGCAATACAAACAGGTTAAGTCCGGCAAAATTGATATACTGGTTGGAACGCAGTTACTTAGCAAAGGTCTTGATTTGCCGCAATTGAGTGTTATTGGTGTTGTTCTAGCAGATACCGGTTTGCTTATTCCCGATTTCACGGCTAACGAGCTCACATATCAACAACTAACTCAGATTATGGGTCGTGTTGGACGCGGGCACCGCCACGGACATATCGTTATTCAGAGTTATCACCCAGACAACCCTGCCATCAAAACGGCCATCCAACGAGACTACCAGGCGTTTTATGAGCAAGAGATCGCCGAACGGAAACAATACAACTTCCCGCCCTTTGTGTTCCTCCTTAAGCTAGCTTGTATGCGAGCGAACAACACAAGTGCTCAAAATGCTTGTAACAGCTTGGCGGAAAGCCTAGGTCGGCAACATCCAAAATTGGAAATTATTGGACCAACCCCAGCATTCCATGCCAAACAGAACAATAAATTTCGTTGGCAGCTTATCGTTAAATCATCCAGCCGCCAAGTGCTAACAGAGATTATTAGAGAACTACCGACAAATTGGTCGTATGATATTGATCCAGCAAATTTATTATAG